One window of the Halanaerobium saccharolyticum subsp. saccharolyticum DSM 6643 genome contains the following:
- a CDS encoding ABC transporter substrate-binding protein produces the protein MILVKKILFFTLFLVIILTLSAAAEDVELNYYSHAVENGTRLDIIEAFEEQNPGIKVNLVELSADTNKKLQTINTILQAQDSSMDIFDADVTWPPIFAAAGWAEPLEDYISEEDINDFLPGPINAVDYMGHLWGIPYRTDAGMLYYRKDLLEKYDREVPETWDDLINTSLYIMEREDGMKGHAGSWAQYEGLTCNLMEIVWSYGGKVFDEEGNVVYNSPETVEAVKTMTAMVREHDIMPNGIVNFYSGDARAPFFSGNLVFLRDWPSGWRSAQDPEKSDVVGKVGIAPLPKGSADERSYSTLGGWQVMVSKYSENKEEAIKFAKFRASKEAQKMAALGLSHIPARDSLYQDEDILEFMPFLEEMHPAIVNSYPRPKSPYYAEISNVLQVETQNALVGNKTPEEAVADADERISQIAK, from the coding sequence ATGATTTTGGTGAAAAAAATTTTATTTTTTACTTTGTTTTTAGTTATTATTTTGACTTTAAGTGCAGCTGCTGAAGATGTTGAACTTAATTATTATTCTCATGCCGTCGAAAATGGAACTAGATTAGATATTATAGAAGCTTTTGAAGAACAAAATCCAGGTATTAAAGTAAATTTAGTCGAGTTATCTGCTGATACAAACAAAAAATTGCAAACTATTAATACAATTTTGCAGGCTCAGGATAGTTCAATGGATATTTTTGATGCTGATGTAACATGGCCACCTATTTTTGCTGCAGCTGGTTGGGCAGAACCTCTGGAAGATTATATTTCTGAAGAAGATATAAATGATTTCTTGCCTGGGCCAATAAATGCTGTTGATTACATGGGACATCTATGGGGGATACCATATAGAACAGATGCTGGGATGCTTTATTATCGTAAGGATCTTTTAGAAAAATATGATCGTGAAGTTCCAGAAACCTGGGATGATTTGATTAACACTTCTTTATATATAATGGAAAGAGAAGATGGAATGAAAGGTCATGCAGGTTCTTGGGCCCAATATGAAGGTTTGACTTGTAACCTGATGGAAATTGTCTGGAGTTATGGAGGTAAAGTATTTGATGAAGAAGGAAATGTAGTTTATAATTCTCCTGAAACTGTTGAAGCTGTTAAAACAATGACTGCTATGGTTAGAGAGCATGACATTATGCCAAATGGAATAGTGAACTTTTACAGTGGTGATGCTAGGGCACCATTCTTCTCGGGCAATTTAGTTTTCTTAAGAGATTGGCCAAGTGGGTGGAGAAGTGCTCAAGATCCAGAAAAATCAGATGTAGTAGGAAAAGTTGGTATTGCACCTCTACCAAAGGGTAGTGCTGATGAAAGAAGTTATTCTACACTTGGTGGCTGGCAAGTTATGGTTTCTAAATACTCCGAGAATAAAGAAGAAGCTATAAAATTTGCTAAATTTAGAGCAAGCAAAGAAGCACAAAAAATGGCTGCTTTAGGTTTAAGTCATATTCCTGCTAGAGATTCACTTTATCAGGATGAAGACATATTAGAATTCATGCCATTTTTGGAAGAAATGCATCCTGCAATTGTAAACTCTTATCCAAGACCTAAATCACCTTACTATGCCGAAATATCTAATGTTTTACAGGTTGAAACTCAGAATGCTCTTGTAGGCAATAAAACTCCAGAAGAAGCTGTTGCTGATGCTGATGAAAGGATTAGCCAGATTGCAAAATAG
- the rsmA gene encoding 16S rRNA (adenine(1518)-N(6)/adenine(1519)-N(6))-dimethyltransferase RsmA: protein MENKIATPSGTKKILREYNLNLKKSLGQNFLIDSNIIDIITAASAIEGDEFVIEIGPGIGSLTQAVLEKLDEGKLLAVEKDAEMVRVLENIFAGEEKLTLLNQDALKIDWNEIAAEYNTENRKIKLIANLPYYVTTPIIMGVLESELELEQMVFMVQKEVGERICAGPETKKFGSLSVAVQYHMQPEIVHQVPSSVFIPQPDVDSVIVSLSPYEQNIYQEEVISKKFFFQIVKSIFQQRRKTLRNSLSKSAVINLDRDLVTQALEDEGIGIKKRGEKLSISEMISISNRIYKMRKEN, encoded by the coding sequence ATGGAAAATAAAATTGCAACACCTTCGGGAACTAAAAAGATTCTCCGTGAATATAATCTAAATTTAAAAAAGAGTCTTGGTCAAAACTTTTTAATTGATTCTAATATTATTGATATTATTACTGCAGCATCTGCTATAGAGGGTGATGAATTCGTCATTGAAATTGGTCCTGGTATCGGCTCATTGACCCAGGCAGTATTAGAAAAATTAGATGAGGGTAAACTTTTGGCTGTAGAAAAAGATGCAGAGATGGTCAGAGTTTTAGAAAATATTTTTGCTGGAGAAGAAAAACTGACTCTACTTAATCAGGATGCTCTTAAGATTGATTGGAATGAAATAGCAGCTGAATATAATACTGAAAATAGAAAGATTAAATTAATTGCGAATTTGCCTTATTATGTTACAACTCCAATTATAATGGGAGTTTTAGAGAGTGAGCTTGAGTTAGAACAGATGGTTTTTATGGTCCAAAAAGAAGTTGGAGAAAGAATATGTGCTGGCCCAGAAACCAAAAAATTTGGCTCTTTAAGCGTAGCAGTCCAGTATCACATGCAGCCTGAAATCGTGCATCAAGTGCCTTCGTCTGTATTTATACCCCAGCCGGATGTTGATTCAGTGATCGTAAGTTTATCACCATATGAGCAAAACATTTATCAAGAAGAGGTAATAAGCAAAAAGTTTTTCTTTCAAATTGTAAAATCTATTTTTCAACAGCGACGCAAAACTTTACGTAATAGTTTGAGCAAATCTGCTGTCATAAATCTTGATCGTGATCTTGTAACTCAAGCCTTAGAAGATGAGGGGATAGGGATTAAAAAAAGAGGAGAAAAACTTTCGATTTCCGAAATGATTTCAATCAGTAACAGAATTTATAAAATGAGAAAAGAAAATTAA
- a CDS encoding Veg family protein yields MEENVLDKIKEEVKSFVGQRVSVKANRGRRKAIEKEGVLEKTHENVFIVRIKDHNQIRRLSYTYSDLLTDNVIIKSKDDESKIGV; encoded by the coding sequence ATGGAAGAAAATGTTCTGGATAAAATAAAAGAAGAAGTAAAATCTTTTGTTGGCCAAAGAGTTAGTGTTAAAGCCAATAGAGGTAGAAGAAAAGCAATAGAAAAAGAAGGAGTTCTAGAAAAAACTCATGAAAATGTCTTTATAGTTAGGATTAAAGATCACAACCAAATTAGACGTTTATCTTATACATACTCAGACCTTTTAACAGATAACGTAATAATTAAATCTAAGGATGATGAGAGTAAGATTGGTGTTTAA
- a CDS encoding Na/Pi cotransporter family protein yields MKGEIGLEIDMAIGLLGGLGLFIYGMKQMSEGLQKTAGKKLRHFLAAMTSKPIMGVGVGALVTSIIQSSSATTVMVVGFVNAGIMTLLQSVGVIMGANIGTTITAQLIAFKLGDYAFHAIALGAFTYLFSKRKKFQYIGQVLLGFGLLFLGLETMGDTMAPLKDSIVFVNWMESFAQYPILGVLTGIIVTVAVQSSSASFGILLGLVTAGAINYESAIPILLGSNIGTTVTAILSAIGANLTAKRAAAAHFLFNVIGAGIIISLLYIIPDFSGGLESILLSISNLFGQSEPSTERLLANTHTFFNVLNTLIWLPFTAFLVFLVKRIIPGEDTTLKHGTTFIDERMLSTPYVAIEQVKKEIIYMHDIAADMVCDSVKGFLDSDRDVIKKVNRHEDVVNEVEEELLHFIQKIPQAQLNDIDIKTLDKYFAIVDDIESIADDANDITDFIENRVDNKLKFSKDAQETIEEVYEIICNVLDKSVELIETHDLEIAAEILEVEERLDQMQIKFRNENISRIKRSDKASCDPNSAILLLEILDSMEHISDQMADIAHSVIEIYEDENVNKEKDDVRVV; encoded by the coding sequence ATGAAAGGGGAGATAGGTTTGGAAATTGATATGGCTATAGGTTTACTTGGTGGTTTGGGCCTATTTATTTATGGTATGAAACAGATGAGTGAGGGTTTGCAAAAAACTGCCGGTAAAAAATTACGTCATTTTTTAGCTGCCATGACTTCAAAGCCCATTATGGGGGTTGGTGTAGGAGCACTAGTCACCTCAATTATTCAAAGTAGTAGTGCTACGACAGTAATGGTTGTAGGTTTTGTTAATGCTGGTATAATGACTTTACTTCAGTCTGTTGGAGTTATTATGGGAGCTAATATCGGAACCACAATAACTGCTCAATTGATTGCTTTCAAACTTGGAGACTATGCTTTTCATGCAATAGCACTTGGAGCTTTTACATATTTGTTTTCTAAAAGGAAAAAATTCCAATATATTGGTCAAGTGTTATTAGGTTTCGGTCTTTTATTTTTAGGTTTGGAAACAATGGGAGATACAATGGCCCCACTTAAAGATTCAATTGTTTTTGTAAATTGGATGGAAAGTTTTGCTCAGTATCCAATCTTAGGTGTTTTAACAGGTATAATAGTTACAGTTGCAGTCCAAAGTAGTAGTGCTTCTTTTGGTATTTTACTTGGTTTAGTTACAGCTGGTGCAATAAATTACGAATCTGCCATCCCAATTCTTTTAGGTAGTAATATTGGTACAACTGTTACTGCAATTTTATCTGCTATTGGAGCTAATTTAACTGCAAAAAGAGCAGCTGCAGCACACTTTCTATTTAACGTGATTGGTGCTGGAATTATTATTTCTTTATTGTATATAATTCCCGATTTTTCAGGTGGCTTAGAATCAATATTATTAAGTATCAGCAACTTGTTTGGTCAAAGTGAACCATCTACAGAACGTTTATTAGCAAATACTCATACATTTTTCAATGTTTTAAACACCCTGATTTGGCTGCCATTTACAGCATTCTTGGTTTTCTTAGTTAAGAGAATTATTCCTGGAGAGGATACTACATTAAAACATGGCACAACCTTCATTGATGAAAGAATGTTGAGTACTCCTTATGTAGCAATTGAACAGGTGAAAAAAGAAATAATCTATATGCATGATATTGCCGCAGACATGGTATGTGACTCAGTTAAGGGATTTTTAGATAGTGACCGGGATGTTATTAAAAAGGTTAACAGACATGAAGATGTTGTAAATGAAGTTGAAGAAGAGTTATTACACTTTATCCAAAAAATTCCTCAAGCTCAATTGAATGATATTGATATCAAAACCTTAGATAAATATTTTGCTATTGTTGATGATATAGAAAGTATTGCTGATGATGCTAATGATATTACTGATTTTATTGAAAATCGTGTGGATAATAAATTAAAATTTTCCAAAGATGCTCAAGAAACTATCGAGGAAGTATATGAAATCATTTGTAATGTTTTAGACAAATCGGTTGAATTAATTGAGACACATGATTTAGAAATTGCTGCCGAAATCTTAGAAGTTGAAGAAAGATTGGATCAGATGCAGATTAAATTTAGAAACGAGAATATCAGTAGAATAAAAAGATCTGATAAAGCTTCTTGTGATCCGAATTCGGCTATTTTATTATTAGAAATATTGGATAGTATGGAGCATATTAGTGATCAAATGGCTGATATTGCCCACAGTGTAATTGAAATTTATGAAGATGAAAATGTTAATAAAGAGAAAGATGATGTAAGAGTAGTATAA
- a CDS encoding Gfo/Idh/MocA family protein: protein MNIASIGLGDIAQKAYLPLITQMKKVDPYFCTRTESTLQQLAEKYRVNNLYRSVDELLKEDLDAAFVHAATEAHYSIVKKLLQEKIPTFVDKPITYHLEKTEELIALAEKNETILMTGFNRRYVPTYRSLLEIEDPKTIIMEKNRTYQPGDPRGFIMDDFIHVIDTISYLMGEVDLDNIEANKIMRDDKLIQVILTLRNGENTAIGIMNRDNAITEETLEVMGFKEKRRIKDVTQIIEYTDGGENNYQVAGWNKMGYNRGFVDMIDEFLKRVKNGKNDKKEVESDLLTHRLAEKILKL from the coding sequence TATTGCTCAGAAGGCTTATTTACCTTTAATTACCCAGATGAAAAAGGTAGATCCTTATTTTTGTACCAGAACAGAAAGCACTCTTCAGCAGCTTGCTGAAAAGTACAGGGTAAATAATTTATATAGGTCAGTAGATGAGCTTCTAAAAGAAGATTTGGATGCAGCTTTTGTTCATGCTGCAACTGAGGCACATTATTCAATTGTAAAAAAGCTTTTACAAGAAAAAATCCCAACTTTTGTAGATAAACCAATAACATATCATTTAGAAAAAACGGAAGAACTTATTGCTCTAGCAGAAAAAAATGAAACAATTTTAATGACAGGTTTTAATAGACGATATGTACCAACTTACCGTTCTCTTTTAGAGATTGAAGACCCCAAAACAATAATTATGGAAAAAAATCGCACTTATCAGCCTGGAGATCCTCGTGGATTTATTATGGACGATTTTATACATGTAATTGACACCATATCTTATTTAATGGGAGAGGTTGATTTAGACAATATCGAGGCAAATAAAATTATGAGAGATGATAAACTTATTCAGGTTATTTTAACTTTAAGAAATGGGGAAAATACAGCTATTGGAATTATGAATCGTGATAATGCAATTACAGAAGAAACATTAGAAGTAATGGGTTTTAAAGAAAAAAGAAGGATTAAAGATGTTACCCAGATAATTGAATATACTGATGGAGGAGAAAATAATTATCAGGTAGCTGGTTGGAATAAGATGGGATATAATCGTGGTTTTGTTGATATGATTGATGAATTTTTAAAAAGAGTAAAAAATGGAAAAAATGATAAAAAGGAAGTTGAATCTGATCTTTTAACTCATCGGTTGGCAGAAAAAATACTGAAACTTTAA